In Asterias rubens chromosome 10, eAstRub1.3, whole genome shotgun sequence, the following proteins share a genomic window:
- the LOC117295854 gene encoding protein HEG-like, which produces MHRIMYKLARLVCFFATTAVFLFKGCVPSPVHNQLYIFDVVFDEDFHPRSDSAHHRERRGAMTGRGNSLDTCACDTVIPLPDDIRAEFPLDPFYQKYTHAYGIPIISSDNTGDAAVIRACYTVRFLLADRKDIRDSMFDQYGRVGVIAQSERTTEIPEHSHLNSDYYDSRARGLGGIPSIPITTNAEENLLCLFLQDRWFLEDVLVHEFAHSIHLISLDKIDPSFSETLASIYTMAKEENLFPNTYAISKKTEYFAEGVQSFFNVQTCTSFQDGVHNHICTRDALMDYDPRLYNLIAQVFPCKNILVDRCETNQTLAANQVMKMNCDISATTEVPTTASTTNGTQTTDAGTTPSATVDVTRAPTTPSSTIDVTTAPTTPSSTVDVTTAPTTPSSPVDVTTAPTTPSSTVDVTTAPTTPSSPVDVTTAPTTPSSTVDVTTAPTTPSSPVDVTTAPTTPNSTDSVSETSAVSVTETSTENVTQVDTGCESQPCTNAGVCIPSLNDGFSCNCTQSWTGETCEYDRNECKEKTTMQECSAKGLMCINQLDGYTCRCPFGEYKTENMANCKQGTIYGLTFLIIQYESHPAEFTNDLNNSSSVEFLAHQRRMQIALSEAFGSLPGFIDASVLSFFNGSIGVEAAVTYDSISTVTQDDIQQIISTGTPFMGSDYKADLNNTIVQQVCMDGFCFNGGTCELSMEMATSICECPFGFNGDRCEIQTVTVEMTTEQVPDSSNTLVIVVMVISMIAVVICVAFIIQCLRWRRERNVKSISTGRIELRGVKYFQGSQKKVTL; this is translated from the exons ATGCATCGCATTATGTATAAATTGGCGCGGCTTGTCTGTTTCTTCGCAACAACTGCAGTGTTTCTATTCAAGGGGTGTGTACCGTCGCCCGTGCACAATCAACTTTATATTTTTG ATGTTGTCTTTGACGAGGACTTTCACCCACGGTCTGACAGTGCTCATCACCGTGAGCGTCGTGGGGCTATGACAGGGCGGGGTAATTCTCTCGACACCTGCGCCTGTGACACGGTCATCCCGCTACCCGATGATATCCGTGCCGAGTTTCCCTTGGACCCGTTCTACCAGAAGTACACCCACGCCTATGGTATCCCCATCATATCATCTGATAATACCGGGGATGCGGCCGTGATTCGTGCTTGCTACACGGTAAGATTTCTCTTAGCGGATCGTAAGGACATTAGGGATTCCATGTTTGACCAGTACGGCCGGGTTGGGGTGATTGCTCAATCGGAACGCACAACTGAAATACCGGAACATAGCCACCTGAACAGTGATTATTACGATAGCCGGGCACGTGGGTTAGGCGGTATACCTAGCATTCCAATAACCACGAACGCAGAAGAGAATCTGTTGTGTCTTTTCTTACAAGATCGCTGGTTTTTGGAGGATGTCCTTGTCCATGAATTCGCACACTCAATTCACCTCATCTCCCTGGACAAAATAGACCCATCTTTTTCCGAAACCTTGGCAAGTATCTACACCATGGCCAAAGAGGAAAATCTGTTTCCCAATACGTATGCCATCAGCAAGAAAACAGAATATTTCGCAGAAGGGGTGCAGTCATTCTTCAACGTTCAGACGTGTACCTCGTTTCAGGACGGCGTACATAACCACATCTGTACGCGAGACGCATTGATGGACTACGATCCACGGCTGTACAATCTCATTGCACAGGTTTTCCCTTGCAAGAATATTCTCGTGGATCGCTGTGAAACCAACCAGA CGCTTGCAGCCAATCAGGTAATGAAAATGAACTGCGATATCTCCGCCACCACCGAGGTTCCAACCACAGCTTCCACCACGAACGGAACGCAAACAACAGACGCCGGAACCACGCCCAGCGCCACGGTCGACGTCACTAGGGCGCCTACAACACCCAGCTCCACGATCGACGTCACTACGGCACCTACAACACCCAGCTCCACAGTCGACGTCACTACGGCGCCTACAACACCCAGCTCACCGGTCGACGTCACTACGGCGCCTACAACACCCAGCTCCACAGTCGACGTCACTACGGCGCCTACAACACCCAGCTCACCGGTCGACGTCACTACGGCGCCTACAACACCCAGCTCCACAGTCGACGTCACTACGGCGCCTACAACACCCAGCTCACCGGTCGACGTCACTACGGCGCCTACAACGCCCAACTCCACGGACAGCGTTTCGGAAACAAGTGCAGTGTCCGTCACCGAAACAAGCACGGAAAATGTCACACAAG tTGATACAGGTTGTGAAAGTCAACCATGCACAAATGCCGGCGTCTGTATTCCGTCCCTCAATGACGGTTTCTCGTGTAATTGCACTCAGAGCTGGACGGGTGAAACATGCGAGTATG ATAGGAATGAATGCAAGGAGAAGACAACCATGCAGGAGTGTTCTGCCAAAGGATTAATGTGCATCAATCAATTAGATGGCTACACCTGTCGCTGCCCCTTTGGTGAATACAAAACTGAAAACATGGCCAATTGCAAAC AGGGAACGATATATGGCCTGACTTTTTTAATTATTCAATACGAGTCTCATCCTGCCGAATTCACCAACGATCTGAACAATTCTTCATCTGTGGAGTTTCTGGCGCATCAAAGACGGATGCAAATCGCG CTCAGCGAAGCTTTTGGCTCCCTGCCTGGATTCATAGACGCCAGTGTGTTATCGTTCTTCAATGGGAGCATTGGTGTCGAGGCGGCGGTCACGTATGATTCTATTTCTACAGTGACTCAGGACGACATACAACAAATCATTTCAACAGGTACTCCTTTCATGGGATCGGACTACAAAGCTGATCTTAACAATACCATCGTGCAACAAG TCTGTATGGATGGGTTTTGCTTCAATGGTGGAACGTGTGAACTTAGCATGGAAATGGCAACCAGTATCTGCGA ATGTCCGTTCGGATTTAATGGAGACAGGTGTGAAATACAAACCGTCACAG TGGAGATGACAACTGAACAAGTACCGGATTCATCAAACACCCTTGTGATTGTAGTCATGGTAATTTCTATGATTGCTGTTGTGATTTGCGTCGCATTCATAATACAGTGTTTAAGATGGCGGCGAGAACGCAATGTTAAATCGATTTCGACCGGTCGCATTGAACTA AGAGGGGTCAAGTACTTCCAAGGATCGCAAAAAAAGGTCACATTGTAG